From Nicotiana tabacum cultivar K326 chromosome 22, ASM71507v2, whole genome shotgun sequence, one genomic window encodes:
- the LOC107825573 gene encoding FRIGIDA-like protein 4a, which translates to MGFFRFNPNNARPCEYTPNISGTFCICFIVLIPLTEILINPTSPTQCSSIFSQSSMAADTATNPDRIHAFFSNLESRKTLLATVTDLHKTLTTHFTNIDKTLSQKSETLDTEMKSFKQNTENALLKLQNRENALPDIESGMAAFIAEKKDAAVSEIENAAEGLGDLSEKSLAEVLRIYCRRMDASGLVTFLQTKRKESTGLRTEIVAALDTCVDPMRLILDAAEEFVGMKVEGKMIGADRRWACDMLVQSVGPVVEGGYGAGRSLKERAARVLEKWKGVMGSGERTSGVCAAEATMFLQLVISFALKERFEEEFLRKLVMEFANRRDMPKLAVAFGFGNKIGDIIEELVKSGKEVEAVYFAYESGLAERFPPVSLLKAYLRNCRRNSNNISKKGRFSSAAVDKANIIEWEATKAIIKCVEDHKLEQEFSLEGLKKRVTELEESRAKRKKGTAPRDKHSKKRGRRSGTGKSSDPSTSRPVKSGRLSNASPSFRSRNPPPSHQVPPVRYTGAHSYTSQSVYEAPSTVSYAPAYNGTHTTSPAALPPQYGYAIQEAGAYSGTHTQSTAALPPQYGYALQEAAGVSGVRSYHGSYGGQSGYSAYDYTLPATASAYPPSYPPQ; encoded by the exons ATGGGTTTTTTTAGGTTTAATCCAAATAATGCACGCCCCTGCGAGTATACTCCAAATATATCGGGAACATTTTGCATATGCTTTATTGTTCTTATCCCGCTCACTGAAATACTAATTAATCCAACTTCTCCGACCCAGTGCAGTTCGATTTTCTCACAGTCGTCCATGGCGGCAGATACTGCAACCAACCCTGACCGGATACATGCCTTCTTCAGCAACCTCGAGTCCCGGAAAACCCTACTGGCCACCGTCACCGACCTCCACAAAACCCTAACCACCCACTTCACCAACATCGACAAAACCCTCTCCCAGAAATCCGAAACCCTCGATACCGAAATGAAATCCTTCAAGCAAAATACCGAAAATGCCCTCCTGAAGCTCCAGAATCGCGAGAATGCCCTCCCCGACATAGAATCTGGCATGGCCGCTTTCATCGCGGAGAAGAAGGACGCCGCCGTCTCGGAGATTGAAAATGCTGCTGAGGGTTTGGGGGATTTGAGCGAGAAGAGCTTGGCCGAAGTGCTGAGGATTTACTGTAGGAGAATGGATGCCAGCGGCCTCGTTACATTCCTTCAGACGAAGCGAAAGGAGTCTACTGGTTTGAGGACGGAGATTGTCGCTGCCCTTGACACTTGCGTTGACCCAATGAG GTTGATCTTGGATGCTGCAGAGGAGTTTGTGGGGATGAAGGTAGAGGGGAAGATGATAGGGGCAGATAGGAGGTGGGCATGTGATATGTTAGTTCAGTCAGTTGGGCCAGTTGTGGAAGGGGGTTATGGTGCGGGGAGGAGTTTGAAGGAGAGGGCAGCAAGGGTGTTGGAGAAATGGAAGGGAGTTATGGGTAGTGGGGAGAGGACCAGTGGAGTATGCGCTGCTGAAGCAACAATGTTTTTGCAGTTGGTTATATCATTTGCACTAAAAGAGAGGTTTGAAGAGGAGTTCCTAAGGAAGCTGGTGATGGAGTTTGCTAACAGGAGAGATATGCCAAAGCTTGCGGTTGCCTTTGGATTTGGGAACAAAATAGGGG ATATTATTGAAGAGCTGGTGAAGAGTGGCAAAGAGGTTGAAGCAGTATATTTTGCTTATGAGTCGGGATTAGCAGAGCGATTCCCTCCAGTCTCACTTCTTAAGGCATATCTCAGGAACTGTCGAAGAAATTCTAATAACATTTCAAAGAAGGGAAGATTTAGTTCAGCTGCAGTG GACAAAGCTAATATTATAGAGTGGGAAGCCACTAAGGCTATAATAAAATGTGTGGAAGATCACAAGCTTGAACAAGAATTTTCTTTGGAAGGACTTAAAAAACGGGTGACAGAGTTGGAGGAGTCCAGAGCAAAAAGGAAAAAGGGCACAGCTCCTCGGGACAAGCATTCAAAAAAGCGGGGCCGTAGAAGTGGCACTGGCAAGTCCAGTGACCCGTCCACCTCTCGGCCTGTTAAATCTGGAAGATTGTCGAATGCCTCTCCTTCTTTTCGCTCCAGGAATCCTCCTCCATCACATCAAGTGCCACCAGTTAGATATACAGGAGCACATAGCTATACCAGCCAGAGTGTATACGAGGCACCTAGCACGGTCTCATATGCTCCAGCTTATAATGGAACCCACACCACAAGTCCGGCTGCACTTCCTCCACAGTACGGATATGCAATTCAAGAAGCTGGAGCTTATAGCGGAACTCACACCCAAAGTACGGCTGCacttcctccacaatatggataTGCACTGCAAGAAGCTGCTGGAGTTAGTGGAGTGCGGAGTTATCATGGATCATATGGAGGGCAGAGTGGTTATAGTGCGTATGATTATACTCTTCCTGCCACTGCATCTGCATACCCACCTTCATATCCCCCACAGTAG
- the LOC107825572 gene encoding pentatricopeptide repeat-containing protein At2g20540-like, whose product MDTKFGFLTVKGLEDMFIPMLRNCKSTGFMKKIHAQMVKFSLSQSNYLVTKMVEICDKLGEVDYASLLFKQVEEPNNYLYNCMIRAYTNRQRYVPCINIYKQMMEQTESEETTSPDEYTYPFVIRSCGGLLCVNLGKQFHGQVSKFGFKSSSMIENSLLDMYVKCDQMSYAHKLFEEMSERDVISWNSLISGHIKLRQVRKARALFEEMPNKTVVSWTAMISGYTKTGCYGDALDVFRRMQMIGMKPDWISLVAVLPACAQLGALELGKWIHFYAEKYGYLRKTSVCNALMEMYAKCGSVNQAWQLFNEMSERDVISWSTMIGGLANHGRAHEALKLFNEMQRSAVEPNEITFVGLLCACAHAGLVNDGLRYFNSMKNNYNIEPRIEHYGCLVDLLGRTGRLELALARIKSMPVKPDSAIWGSLLSSCRTHRNLEMAVIAMEHLLELEPEDTGNYILLANIYADLGKWDGVSRMRKLIRSKSMKKTPGCSLIEVNSVVQEFLSGDDSKPFSKDIHQVLELLALHQSKENDLVDITLEYLSP is encoded by the coding sequence ATGGATACCAAATTTGGATTCCTAACGGTCAAAGGACTGGAAGATATGTTTATACCCATGTTGAGAAATTGCAAGAGCACGGGTTTTATGAAGAAAATACATGCTCAAATGGTCAAGTTTTCCCTTTCACAGAGTAACTACTTGGTGACCAAAATGGTTGAGATATGTGACAAATTGGGAGAAGTAGACTATGCCAGTTTGCTGTTCAAACAAGTTGAGGAGCCAAACAACTATTTGTACAATTGTATGATCAGAGCCTATACAAACAGACAGAGGTATGTGCCGTGTATCAATATCTATAAGCAAATGATGGAACAAACCGAGAGTGAAGAAACAACTTCTCCTGATGAATACACATACCCATTTGTTATTAGGTCATGTGGGGGGCTTTTGTGTGTTAATCTAGGTAAACAATTCCATGGGCAGGTGAGTAAATTTGGGTTTAAGTCTAGTAGTATGATAGAGAATTCTTTATTGGATATGTATGTGAAGTGTGATCAAATGAGTTACGCGCATAAATTATTCGAGGAAATGAGCGAGAGAGATGTGATTTCTTGGAACAGTCTCATTTCCGGGCATATAAAGTTGCGTCAAGTGAGAAAGGCAAGAGCTTTATTTGAAGAGATGCCAAACAAGACTGTTGTTTCTTGGACAGCTATGATTTCGGGATACACAAAAACTGGCTGCTATGGAGATGCCTTGGATGTTTTTAGGAGAATGCAAATGATTGGGATGAAACCTGACTGGATTAGTCTGGTTGCTGTTTTGCCTGCGTGTGCACAACTTGGAGCTCTCGAGTTAGGAAAGTGGATTCATTTCTATGCAGAAAAGTACGGATATTTGAGGAAGACTTCTGTGTGCAACGCACTAATGGAAATGTATGCAAAATGTGGAAGTGTAAACCAAGCTTGGCAGTTGTTCAATGAGATGTCTGAAAGAGATGTGATCTCCTGGAGTACGATGATTGGAGGCCTAGCAAACCATGGTAGAGCCCATGAGGCACTGAAGTTGTTTAATGAAATGCAGAGGTCCGCCGTTGAACCAAATGAGATCACTTTTGTTGGTCTTCTTTGTGCCTGCGCGCATGCTGGTCTGGTGAATGATGGTTTGAGGTACTTTAATTCCATGAAAAATAATTATAACATAGAGCCACGGATAGAGCATTATGGTTGTCTGGTTGATCTTCTTGGGCGTACAGGACGTCTTGAACTAGCTCTTGCACGCATCAAGAGCATGCCAGTGAAGCCCGACTCTGCTATATGGGGTTCCTTATTGAGTTCTTGTCGAACTCATCGCAATCTTGAAATGGCAGTCATTGCAATGGAACATCTATTAGAGCTTGAACCTGAAGATACAGGGAACTACATTCTGCTCGCTAATATTTATGCAGATCTTGGAAAGTGGGATGGTGTATCAAGGATGAGGAAACTCATAAGAAGTAAAAGCATGAAAAAAACACCAGGCTGCAGTCTAATTGAGGTAAACAGTGTGGTTCAAGAATTTCTATCAGGTGATGATTCAAAACCATTTTCAAAAGATATCCATCAGGTGCTGGAGCTATTGGCCTTACATCAAAGCAAAGAAAATGATCTGGTTGATATAACACTTGAGTACTTAAGTCCTTGA